The segment actcgcctggaaaccgcgagacgaatcttttgagcctaattaatccgtcattaccacatgtgggttactatagcatttatgctaatcatggactaattaggctcaaacggtttgtctcgcgatttcccccctaactgtgaaattagtttcttttaatctatattaatgctatatgcatgtgtccaaagattcgataagatatttttggaaaaataattgggaaactaaaccaggcttGAACTTATTATAGGACAAAGAGAGATTTTACCGCAATCATTGCATCGGGGTTtgtgaaagtaaaaaataattactgGGAGTACATAAAGTGAGAAATATTTGTATCGGGATTTGATAAAATAtgtgtattttgtttttttattggcaTGTGTGGGATAGTAGGatgtgtgaaaaataaactGAGATTAGTAAATATTTGGATCTATTTATAGTCTAAGTTGTAtaaaatcataaattttttGATATATGAGTATCACGGttctaaaattttacaaaaccatACCGTTAACTACACGCAACACAGAGTCTCACAAGCTTCCAGCAGAGTAGCTACGCACTATGTGACCCAACAATCCACCATATAATTCCAAGAACGAGAACGACcttctctatcaatatataaaaaaaaaagggggtaaAGGGCCTTCTCTTAGgggggaaaaaaagaacgaGGATTTAACCCAACACTGTCTTTTTCTTATCCAAACCGAGAGTCTGGTTAACCTCGATTTCCACATAAAAATTAGATTTCTACAATACGATGGGACCTGAATTATGAAAAAGAAACTGAGCTAGTTATATTCCTTGAATTGGTTCTTGCTAATTTTATTGCATGCAATGACAAGGGTTCCCGGTCATCATATTTCCTGTATTTACAGTCAAATAAACTTATTGGCGGTATGCTGTCGTGGATGTAATACGTTTCTATTGTCTAAAAGTATCTCACATTCTATGTTATCTGTTACTAGTAGGGTATGCAAGGATTTgcaacataataataataataataataataataataataataataataataataataataataataataataataataataataataataataaagctgCAACATAATATTATTGCGACTATCTTCAATTTAACCAGCCGCAAAGCGCGTGGGTAAAGTGGTAAACAACTAGTTGGAAATAAAGCTTCTGCCAGAAAAAGAGTATCAAACAAACCACAAGCCTGAAACAGTTCAAgctgtttttaaaaaataaaaaataaaaagaagaaaggaacaGTTCAAGCTCAGCATCTGTCTACAAACATCTTGGCCCATTATAACGAGCCCATGAACTGTATGGCCCATCATTGAGGCCCCGGCAGGATCAAAACCTAACCTGGAGGCCCAATAACAAAATTTGGTCAACTCTACGGCACATCAGAGAAAAATGTGGTCAAATAGGCTATCACAACAAAAGTCCAGTTTCTTCATCTCGTAATCTCGTCAGGTCCAAATTCCAATAGCACAAATTTCTCCTTTTCATTTatggcctgtttagttcacgaaaagagAATTTTTAGGTgttacatcggatatttgaccggatgtcggaatggcttttcggatacgaatgaaaaaaataatttcataactcgcctgaaaagcACGAGTCGAAtattttgagcataattaatccgtcattagcatatgtgggttactatagcacttataactaatcatggactaattaggctcagaagattcgtctcacgattccCCCCTAAATATGACCAATGCGAATTCTTCTGCTACAGTGCTACGTGCCTACGTTAGAGTAAGAGGAGAAAGGAGAAGATATGTAAAACTGGATAAGCTAGGCATTAgcttattattaattaattattaattactttaaatttgaataattaattaatatgtgttttaaaataattttaccaTTTAAAAGTTAGAAAGCGTACGTGCAGATAACGAGGGAGCTTTCTACTCAATGTGATAGTATTGCCGAACACAGCTTTTAGACCAGGATATTTAATTTGGATGAAATTACTTATGAACATaaactaaaggaaaaggataaaTCACTCCACAATTTGCCACATGATGACATAAATTACTACTATTAAACTATAAAACCAACCGCAAAAGATAATGGGATAGATCATATTTACATACAGGAGAGATGACAATCAcacgagggaaaaaaaacaactgaaagtaaaaaaatgtagCGCCATAATTTTAGCAATCCCGATGATAATTAACAATGACAATGCAAATATTACTAATTCTCTATCTACACATAAATAACTTCAGTGGATAGTAATAGTATaatagtaacttttttttttttcagttgccggcggcgccgccgaccgccggcttgctgccgccttcctccaccttgccggcggcgacctcggcggcgagcgccttGGCGGTGTCGTAGGAGGCGTGGAGGCCGAAGAAGAAGTAGTaggcgagcagcgccgccgtccAGACCCCGAACCGCATGAACGACCTGCCGTCGATGGAGCCGAGGAGgaagatgttgatgaagatggaCGCCGACGGCAGCCATGGCACCAGCGGCACCCCCCACTTCTCCGGcgtcctcgccatcggcacccTCAGCTGCAGGAACAGCGTCGCCGCGAGCCACGCCGGCACGGCCACCGCGTACGccgcccacccgccgccgtcgccgcccagcCCCCAGTACGCCGCCGTCGCGACCGACGAAGCCACGATCACGGCGAGGCAGCCGGCGAGCCTGTTCCGGTCTCCGCGCGCCGTCTCGCCGGTGGCGTAGTAGCGGCGGACGagcagcgcgacggcgacgagcatgaagatgaagagcgtggagatggagaggaggttGGCGAGGACGCCGAGGTCGGTGAACAGCGCGatggccgccgtcgcggcgagcATGGCCACCGTGGCGTTCACCGGCGTCCCCAGCCTCGGGTGCACCCGGGCGAGGCACGGCGGCGCCATGTGCGCCCTCGCGATGTGCGTCAGGTACCTCGCCTGCCCAACGGCGCTGACGAGCAGCACGGTGGTCATCCCCTTGAGCGCGCCGAACGCCACCACGTACCTTGCCCACCccatgccggcggcggagaacgCGACGGAGAAGGGCGCGTCGGGGTCGATCTCGCGGTAGGGCTGCATGAGGCAGagcgtggcggcgagggcgcagTACGCCGCCGTGGTGACCGCCATGGCGCCGACGAGCCCCGCGGGGATGTCCCTCGCCGGGTCCCGGGTCTCCTCCGCCATGGTGCTGACGGCGTCGAACCCCACGTACGCGAAGAAGagcaccgccgacgccgcgaacACGCCGCGGAAGCCGAAGGGGGCGAAGTCGGCGGTGAGGTTGGAGAGCCTGGCCCTGGAGATAGGGGTGCAAGGGGGCCCGACCCGCgagtttaaataaataataatttatgggtTTTCGCGTCGCGGTCTGGCTTGCCGCATTAAATATAACCGGACCTAAATATATAAGTGGATCAATttataaatctatttataagTCAAATTCATAATTAACCCGCTAGTTCAATCGACGGGTTACACTGTTTTTGTCTATAAACAGGTTCGCGGGTAAACCCTCTTGCACCCCCACCTtgagaggccggcggcgacgatgaagacgaggacggcgaggtgGGCGATGGAGAGGGCGTAGTTGAAGCGGGAGGAGGCCTTGGTGCTGaggacggcgatgacggcgacgacgatggggTCGAGGCGGGAGtagtcggcggcgagggaggcggcgtggaTGCGGAAGTCGTTGGGGCGGTGGTTGAGGAGGGTGGCGAAGTAGGACGTCcacgcgcgcgccaccgccgtgccgccgaTGCAGTACTCGAGGAGGATGTTGCCGGCGGCGATGAACGCCACGAAGTCGCCCAGCTCCACTCGCAGGTAAGCGAACGACCCACCTGTCAAACGTATGTGACACAGTGATATAGTATACACACATCGTGTGTCAATaaattactccatccatttccaaaatataagcgtTATTAGGATAATactaagtcaaatatttttaactttaactattaataataaaaaaagatcaatcatgtaaaattaatgttactaaatttatcattaaaaaattatcatattGTGCAACCATTTTCATCTAAAACATATTGTTTTTAGGGCGACTAGCTAAGGTGGTCCTCCAAGTATTATCTGAGGCTCAGTTTAGTCCCTGATGTTTCAATTtatccatattagtccttcaagtttttattttagttcaaacttattAATAACCAACAATTCTCTcgataaatgacacttataccccctcatcattcacatatataagagaaaattgcatgcttgaattttttttatagataatgcatagtaaattagtaaattatataaaacaaaaataaattatgtcctagcaagtgtatacgatagtaattgcttaagttttatgtgcacatgttgaaataatggaAAGTACATTTgtaatgttgtttattcatcttgggtttatagttgtatacaaattaagggcaaaagggacattttctaatagaaatattgactagAAATAGCTATAAGGCATATTAAGTGGGTCCAAGGATGATTTCAAGCCAAAGCAAATATTTAAAGGAGctatgtggacaaaatgaaacGTGAAGGACTAAATTGAGCCTTCGGTAaaacttgagggactaaattagctattcacccttgtttttatagatattgttggtcaaaatatTATCTCAAAAATTGTGTTAAAGTCccaaaatgcttatattttgagatggacggagtaatataattaatttagtttCTCACATAAAAAAGTTgttctttatataaaaaaatgttttagtgTTTACTTGTGATCTAGCATTCTTTTTTATACTCAGATGCATGCCACcttaaaatatatagtattatCATAATTTCCTTATCTCCCCAAGgataaaacacaaaaaaaaaatctgataatTAGAAAGTTTGATGAGAATTAATTCGATTAATTAATGGCCTACAGAAGCAGTGCATGTGAGAGAGAGTATCGATCACGTTCTAAAAAGgccctaattaattcatcaatcTCCTTTATTCTGTTTGAATATTCACCACCACCAGGACGTATTCCTGACCAGATTAAACATGAATACTAAATCGGATATTACATAGTGTATTAATCAACGTCGTATAATTAAGGCATAATCATCCAGAAATGGTGACGTCATTGCATGCAGAGGCGGAGATGATCATATCACTGACCGGCGTCGGGGATCTCGATGGCGAACTCGGTGTAGCACAAGACGGAGAGCATGGCGGAGACGCCGGAGACGGCGTAGGAGAGCACGacggcggggccggcggcgtCCCTGGCCTCCTGCCCCGTGAGCACGAAGATGCCGGCGCCGAtgacggcgccgacgccgaacCAGGCGAGGTCCCACCACGTCAGGTTCCTCTTCATCTCCGCGCCGCTCCGCCCCCTCACCTCGttcacctccaccgccgccgccgacctcgccgtcgcccgctccACCAGCCGCGGCCCCGTCTCCATCAGCGCCCTCCCGTACGCGCCCCAGCTCGCGAACGACTCCTCCGGGAACaaccccccgccgcctcccccgccgccgcagcacccccctcgccgccggccaccgcctccgccatggCTGCCATTTCAGAGGAAGGTAGCTGCGCGCCTGCGCCTAGGTTTAGCCAGCGAGATCGCGGCTGCGAGTGTGCGTATATATAGCTGATGAGTAGGGAGGGGGGTTTACCTGCGGGAATCTCGGCCGTTCGATTCAGATCCGACGGTCAGGAATCTTCGTCTG is part of the Oryza glaberrima chromosome 12, OglaRS2, whole genome shotgun sequence genome and harbors:
- the LOC127756414 gene encoding cationic amino acid transporter 1-like, whose amino-acid sequence is METGPRLVERATARSAAAVEVNEVRGRSGAEMKRNLTWWDLAWFGVGAVIGAGIFVLTGQEARDAAGPAVVLSYAVSGVSAMLSVLCYTEFAIEIPDAGGSFAYLRVELGDFVAFIAAGNILLEYCIGGTAVARAWTSYFATLLNHRPNDFRIHAASLAADYSRLDPIVVAVIAVLSTKASSRFNYALSIAHLAVLVFIVAAGLSRWGCKRVYPRTCL
- the LOC127756413 gene encoding cationic amino acid transporter 1-like, which translates into the protein IIIYLNSRVGPPCTPISRARLSNLTADFAPFGFRGVFAASAVLFFAYVGFDAVSTMAEETRDPARDIPAGLVGAMAVTTAAYCALAATLCLMQPYREIDPDAPFSVAFSAAGMGWARYVVAFGALKGMTTVLLVSAVGQARYLTHIARAHMAPPCLARVHPRLGTPVNATVAMLAATAAIALFTDLGVLANLLSISTLFIFMLVAVALLVRRYYATGETARGDRNRLAGCLAVIVASSVATAAYWGLGGDGGGWAAYAVAVPAWLAATLFLQLRVPMARTPEKWGVPLVPWLPSASIFINIFLLGSIDGRSFMRFGVWTAALLAYYFFFGLHASYDTAKALAAEVAAGKVEEGGSKPAIEN